From the genome of Nitrosomonas sp., one region includes:
- a CDS encoding TonB-dependent receptor, translated as MNKFLIILYHLAISLMVMLISASAWGESGKAELAEFSIYLFQEGLPIADAELTILSVDDGQSGLLPESDLPAVIDWRGNGGATVKTGDSGSVAAKLPPGSYHMKLNTGGQSFEFDLPLRPAENVQILLTFYPDGREPQLNIESSVTGTMAGADAMAEKPVVEGDGLMSVKVISIETNRPVKDVQVFVSGLQQQFRTNDEGLLQAEIPVGSYSVSLLHPAFSSQTQDAVEITRDETTELAFSLTPAGVELAEYVVLEPHLAGTLASVIEEQKTSTEVTTVLGAEQFTRSGDSDVASALRRASGLTLIGGQFVFIRGLGERYSSTLVNGAAVPSPDPTRRVVPLDLFPTNFLDNVMVQKTYSADRPGEFAGGTLEMRTRGIPDEFFFNISASTGFNDRATFADGLSYKGGGLDFLSFDDGARDLPGSLAAATANGGTIQPQTLFNPNGFTAQEIEAFGEDLSGVWDVTEKPVGPDRGLDVAMGNVFNRGDFRAGFIAAGGWNQQFRKQNEINREYTPTTGSDELRMIQDFDTRRSLQSMELNGYLAADIEYKDNHRIFTRTMFLRQAVDEARIAQGFTDAEVTDIRRTKLWFLSNQLFTQQVGGNHQFNWAKDLSVNWLYTNATANRDQPKLRDYRFDEMVDGSFALSRRADSNQTTYATLTDKDESWRMDVKLPLEFTPAHKMALHGGFITQDKARNSRIQRFAFFPVGPLGSEQAILAQSSLESILKPSNIGTDGFQLRETTRPTDSYNATQKLLSYYGKMDYTLYDRFNVTGGVRWENNDQFVETFQNVANSNQSVISTINRTDMLPSVTSTMYISDKQQLRAGFSQTLSRPDFRELSPAPFTDLNTNQETTGNPDLKQTAITNYDVRWEYYLSPNENLMASFFWKDLTQPIELVTLPGTAGLQTYQNADKARVYGFEVEMLKGLGFIHPWLENFYAGGNYTWSSSNVKLNAENLGAQTTNNRQLQGHSAQIFNFQIGYENPAWKSQMTLLYNVTSKHIVSAGLLGAPDKYQQPFHQLDFVYNQSINKWLSVRLNMQNLLDDDVLILQGGELTRQFRRGRQFNLGVRMSF; from the coding sequence ATGAACAAATTCCTGATAATTTTATACCATCTGGCTATTTCATTGATGGTCATGCTGATCAGTGCGTCTGCCTGGGGAGAATCCGGCAAAGCGGAGCTGGCTGAATTCTCGATTTATCTGTTTCAGGAAGGATTGCCGATCGCCGATGCGGAACTGACCATACTCAGCGTGGACGACGGTCAATCAGGGCTGTTGCCCGAATCGGATCTGCCTGCCGTTATCGACTGGCGCGGCAATGGCGGCGCAACCGTTAAAACCGGCGACAGCGGCAGTGTTGCGGCAAAGCTGCCGCCCGGCAGCTACCATATGAAACTGAATACCGGCGGGCAGTCGTTTGAATTCGACCTGCCGTTGCGGCCGGCTGAAAACGTACAAATCCTGTTGACGTTTTATCCCGATGGCCGCGAACCGCAATTGAATATCGAAAGTTCGGTTACCGGCACCATGGCCGGCGCTGACGCCATGGCGGAAAAGCCGGTGGTTGAAGGCGACGGTTTGATGAGTGTAAAAGTGATTTCAATTGAAACCAACCGGCCGGTCAAGGATGTACAGGTATTTGTCAGCGGTTTGCAGCAGCAATTCAGGACAAATGATGAAGGCCTGCTTCAGGCAGAAATCCCGGTTGGCAGCTACAGTGTTTCATTATTGCACCCGGCATTCAGCAGCCAGACACAGGATGCGGTGGAAATTACCAGGGACGAGACAACCGAGCTCGCATTCAGCCTGACACCGGCAGGCGTGGAACTCGCCGAATATGTGGTGCTGGAACCGCATCTGGCGGGCACACTGGCCTCAGTTATCGAGGAACAAAAAACATCGACGGAAGTGACAACCGTGCTGGGCGCCGAACAGTTCACCCGTAGCGGCGATTCGGATGTGGCAAGTGCGCTCAGAAGGGCTTCCGGTTTAACACTGATCGGCGGACAGTTTGTTTTTATCCGCGGTCTTGGCGAACGTTATTCTTCCACGCTGGTGAACGGTGCTGCGGTACCGAGTCCGGATCCGACCCGCCGCGTCGTGCCGCTCGATCTCTTTCCGACCAACTTCCTGGATAACGTAATGGTGCAAAAGACCTATTCAGCCGACCGGCCCGGTGAATTTGCGGGCGGTACGCTGGAAATGCGCACGCGGGGCATACCGGATGAATTCTTCTTTAATATCAGTGCGAGCACGGGGTTCAATGACAGAGCCACCTTTGCCGACGGCCTGTCCTATAAAGGCGGCGGGCTTGACTTTCTGAGTTTTGACGATGGCGCGCGTGATTTACCGGGTTCACTGGCTGCCGCGACTGCCAATGGCGGCACCATCCAGCCGCAGACACTGTTTAACCCGAATGGGTTTACTGCCCAGGAAATTGAAGCCTTTGGCGAAGATCTGTCCGGTGTCTGGGACGTGACCGAGAAACCCGTGGGGCCGGACAGAGGGCTGGATGTGGCGATGGGCAATGTATTCAATAGGGGGGATTTCAGGGCGGGGTTTATCGCTGCGGGCGGCTGGAATCAGCAATTCAGGAAACAAAATGAAATCAACCGTGAATACACGCCAACCACCGGCAGCGATGAGCTGCGCATGATTCAGGATTTCGATACCCGGCGCTCGCTGCAGTCCATGGAGCTCAACGGTTATCTGGCGGCGGATATCGAATACAAGGACAATCACCGCATATTCACGCGCACCATGTTTTTACGCCAGGCCGTCGATGAAGCGCGGATTGCTCAGGGATTTACCGACGCCGAAGTGACCGATATCCGCCGCACCAAACTGTGGTTTCTTTCCAACCAGTTATTTACGCAGCAGGTCGGCGGCAATCATCAGTTCAACTGGGCGAAAGATCTCTCGGTGAACTGGCTGTACACCAATGCGACCGCCAACCGGGATCAGCCCAAGTTGCGCGACTACCGGTTCGATGAAATGGTGGACGGCAGTTTTGCGTTATCGCGCCGCGCGGACAGCAACCAGACGACGTATGCCACCCTGACCGACAAGGATGAAAGCTGGCGTATGGACGTCAAACTGCCGCTGGAATTCACGCCCGCCCACAAAATGGCGTTGCATGGCGGTTTCATCACGCAGGATAAAGCGCGCAATTCACGCATCCAGCGTTTTGCATTCTTCCCGGTCGGACCGCTTGGCTCTGAACAGGCGATCCTGGCCCAGTCATCGCTGGAATCGATCCTGAAGCCGTCCAATATTGGTACCGACGGTTTCCAGTTACGCGAAACCACGCGCCCCACCGACAGTTACAACGCAACGCAGAAGCTGTTGTCCTACTACGGAAAAATGGATTACACGCTCTACGACCGTTTCAATGTCACCGGCGGGGTTCGGTGGGAAAACAACGATCAGTTTGTCGAGACCTTCCAGAACGTCGCCAACAGCAACCAGTCGGTCATCAGCACCATCAACCGCACCGACATGCTGCCTTCGGTAACCAGTACAATGTATATTTCCGACAAGCAGCAACTGCGCGCGGGTTTCAGCCAGACGCTCTCGCGCCCCGATTTCAGGGAACTGTCGCCGGCGCCGTTTACCGATCTGAACACCAACCAGGAAACAACCGGCAATCCTGACCTGAAACAAACCGCCATTACCAATTACGATGTGCGCTGGGAATATTATCTGTCGCCCAATGAAAACCTGATGGCGAGCTTCTTCTGGAAAGACCTGACACAACCGATCGAACTGGTCACATTGCCCGGCACCGCAGGCCTGCAGACGTATCAGAACGCCGACAAGGCGCGGGTATACGGATTTGAAGTCGAAATGCTCAAAGGGCTTGGGTTTATCCATCCGTGGCTGGAGAATTTCTATGCCGGCGGCAACTACACCTGGTCGAGCTCCAATGTCAAACTGAATGCCGAAAATCTCGGTGCGCAGACCACCAATAACCGTCAGTTACAGGGTCATTCCGCGCAAATCTTCAACTTCCAGATCGGTTACGAAAATCCCGCCTGGAAATCTCAAATGACCCTGCTCTACAACGTCACCAGCAAACACATCGTCTCCGCCGGCCTGCTCGGCGCGCCGGATAAATATCAGCAGCCGTTTCATCAGCTCGACTTCGTCTATAACCAGTCGATCAATAAATGGCTGTCTGTGCGCCTGAACATGCAGAACCTGCTTGATGACGATGTGTTGATCCTGCAAGGCGGTGAACTTACACGACAGTTCCGCAGAGGTCGGCAGTTTAACCTCGGCGTGAGAATGAGTTTTTAG